In one Candidatus Hepatincola sp. Av genomic region, the following are encoded:
- the rlmN gene encoding Dual-specificity RNA methyltransferase RlmN: protein MENLLNLTFEELQARIIALPAKPFRAKQIWHFLYNKGATSFAAMPSLGKELQAKLAENYNIARPKIIAQQQSADNTIKYLLALQDGKEIEAVYIPSSERGTICISTQVGCNMGCTFCNTGTQPMVRNLTCGEILGQVMLIKDLLKDYNHRVGENRQITNIVFMGMGEPLQNYKEVKKSIAIFNNPEGLAISRRKITLSTCGIVPKIKELAQDIPVNLSISLHAPNDALRNTIMPINNRFSINEVLEAAKKYYETSNTKRITLVYIMIKNINDTLEHAKELLALAKRLPCKINLIPFHAWQGSNFASTADQDIRNFGQYLINAGFTVNVRTTRGNDILAACGQLKSTSLRVPKQQGMNKS, encoded by the coding sequence ATGGAAAACTTATTAAACCTTACATTTGAGGAACTACAAGCAAGAATTATTGCCTTGCCAGCAAAACCTTTTCGGGCAAAGCAAATTTGGCATTTTTTATACAACAAAGGAGCAACTTCTTTTGCGGCAATGCCTTCATTAGGCAAAGAACTACAAGCAAAGTTAGCCGAAAATTACAACATAGCACGTCCTAAGATAATAGCACAACAACAATCAGCCGATAACACTATTAAATATTTGTTAGCGTTGCAAGATGGCAAAGAGATTGAAGCTGTTTATATTCCAAGTAGTGAACGGGGTACTATTTGTATTTCAACGCAGGTTGGTTGTAATATGGGTTGCACTTTTTGCAATACTGGTACCCAACCTATGGTAAGAAACCTCACCTGTGGCGAAATACTTGGGCAAGTAATGTTAATTAAAGACTTACTAAAGGACTATAACCACCGAGTTGGTGAAAATCGGCAAATTACTAATATTGTGTTTATGGGTATGGGAGAACCATTACAAAACTACAAAGAGGTTAAAAAAAGTATTGCTATTTTTAATAACCCTGAAGGTTTAGCTATTTCCCGTAGAAAAATTACTTTATCTACTTGTGGAATTGTTCCTAAAATTAAAGAATTAGCCCAAGATATTCCCGTAAACCTTTCTATTTCTTTACATGCTCCCAATGATGCGTTGCGGAATACCATTATGCCAATTAATAACCGTTTTTCAATTAATGAGGTTTTAGAAGCAGCTAAAAAATACTATGAAACCTCAAACACTAAAAGAATTACTTTAGTATATATCATGATAAAGAACATCAACGATACCCTAGAACATGCTAAAGAACTGTTAGCACTAGCTAAAAGATTACCTTGTAAAATTAATCTTATTCCCTTTCATGCTTGGCAAGGCTCTAATTTTGCTAGTACAGCCGACCAAGATATTCGTAATTTTGGGCAATATTTAATTAATGCAGGTTTTACAGTTAATGTAAGAACTACCAGAGGCAATGATATCTTAGCAGCCTGTGGGCAGTTAAAATCTACTAGCCTGCGTGTACCGAAACAGCAGGGTATGAATAAGTCTTAG
- the kdsB gene encoding 8-amino-3,8-dideoxy-manno-octulosonate cytidylyltransferase, giving the protein MKPIIIIPSRLQATRLPNKPLALLNGVPLIAQVVKRAQESNLADILVAASNQEIIDVLAPYNIQAILTDPNLPSGSDRIQQALNKFDKAKKYDTIINLQGDLPTITKECIEGALNALKEGDYDLTTIGAAINNEADKNNPNIVKAAVSFFDSNIGKALYFSRAPIPWGQGTMYHHIGLYVYKREALARFTQLAPSPLEKQEKLEQLRALENNMSIGFKVVNTVPIGVDTLAELQKAEKYLQQHKI; this is encoded by the coding sequence ATGAAACCAATTATTATTATTCCCTCTAGATTACAAGCAACTCGGTTACCTAATAAACCATTGGCTCTTCTTAATGGTGTTCCTCTGATAGCTCAAGTAGTAAAGCGAGCACAAGAGTCTAATTTAGCGGATATTCTAGTTGCCGCTAGTAACCAAGAAATTATTGATGTGCTTGCCCCTTATAATATTCAGGCAATTTTAACCGATCCTAACCTACCTTCTGGCTCCGACCGAATCCAACAAGCCTTAAACAAGTTTGATAAAGCCAAAAAATACGATACTATCATTAACCTCCAAGGTGATTTACCTACTATTACGAAAGAATGTATAGAAGGAGCCTTAAACGCTTTAAAAGAAGGTGATTACGACCTAACCACTATTGGGGCAGCAATTAATAATGAGGCAGATAAAAACAATCCTAATATTGTGAAAGCTGCCGTAAGTTTTTTTGATAGTAATATTGGCAAAGCGTTATATTTTAGTAGAGCTCCTATCCCTTGGGGTCAAGGTACTATGTACCATCATATTGGTTTATATGTTTATAAAAGAGAAGCCTTAGCAAGGTTTACTCAACTAGCTCCCTCACCTTTAGAAAAGCAAGAAAAATTAGAACAGCTACGAGCCTTAGAAAACAATATGAGTATTGGTTTTAAAGTTGTTAATACTGTACCAATTGGGGTAGATACCTTAGCAGAATTACAAAAAGCCGAAAAATACTTGCAACAACATAAAATTTAA
- a CDS encoding extracellular solute-binding protein, with translation MRIYCLVFYFFFITLVMGFFFTPSAFANCEYKKILSMKQDKTLLAPISYTKTFTKHKGILKLVSNKPFTTLSPFGIGTMPADYYMLGYDTLFSVSLNDINTFFPLLATSYCQSNNKLIIKINLQAKWNDGVAVNANDVLFTFYSLKKIAYPTYFQTLKQIKSFKLLNSHTLVLFSELPFSKKQLASLFSIPIMPKHYWQHHDLLTNSLLIPPFSGGYTIKKLTPDGKLIIWQQNPNYWGKNLPIRQGYYNFLVMQYTYANSMQDTLKLWQQHQVNFIKQLNPVDIPPEKLGQKTIIKYFPIGYIPPFKGFFFNTTKTNLQKVQVRHAIALAYNFASINKYIFNNQQQRLHSLFSNSDFAELNFQPEFNLVKADQFLNTAGFIVKKGKRITNNGEELFILSIVFNSKQEVNNNLVFLHNLQLLGITVHVKVVDLSKYPLLLKNKDYDLLLGTYLFSDNPSTELQQYFSLSDPNIYNYSQLHDVFVNKTIQQIIQKPDNNRALLQKLDAYLQKQYIYIPLFYYPKQVYIYKDIFKPYKVTPFGIDIFTLEAK, from the coding sequence ATGAGAATCTACTGTTTAGTATTTTATTTCTTTTTTATTACTTTAGTAATGGGCTTTTTTTTTACTCCTTCAGCTTTTGCTAATTGTGAATATAAAAAAATCCTAAGTATGAAGCAAGATAAAACATTGCTAGCACCTATTAGTTACACTAAAACCTTTACTAAACATAAGGGAATATTAAAGTTAGTTAGTAATAAACCTTTTACTACTCTTTCTCCCTTTGGTATAGGTACTATGCCTGCAGATTACTATATGCTAGGTTATGATACTCTATTTAGTGTTTCTTTAAATGATATAAATACTTTTTTTCCACTGCTAGCAACTAGTTATTGCCAAAGCAATAACAAGTTAATTATTAAAATTAACTTACAAGCAAAATGGAATGATGGGGTAGCAGTAAACGCTAATGATGTTCTTTTTACTTTTTATAGCCTAAAAAAAATAGCATATCCTACCTATTTTCAAACCTTAAAACAAATAAAGAGTTTTAAACTATTAAATAGCCATACTCTTGTGCTTTTTAGTGAATTACCTTTTTCTAAAAAACAATTAGCTAGTTTATTTAGTATTCCCATTATGCCTAAACACTATTGGCAACACCATGATTTACTAACTAATTCCTTACTTATTCCGCCCTTTAGCGGTGGCTATACCATTAAAAAATTAACCCCAGATGGTAAACTAATTATTTGGCAGCAAAATCCTAACTACTGGGGAAAGAATTTACCCATTCGGCAAGGTTATTATAATTTTTTAGTAATGCAATATACCTATGCTAATTCCATGCAAGACACATTAAAACTATGGCAACAGCATCAAGTAAACTTTATAAAACAGCTAAATCCAGTTGATATTCCTCCTGAAAAATTGGGGCAAAAGACAATTATAAAATATTTTCCTATTGGTTATATTCCGCCTTTCAAAGGATTCTTTTTCAACACTACCAAAACTAATTTACAAAAAGTGCAAGTTCGCCATGCTATAGCCTTAGCTTATAACTTTGCTAGTATTAATAAATATATTTTTAATAATCAACAGCAACGTTTACATAGTTTATTTAGTAATAGTGATTTTGCAGAATTAAACTTTCAACCGGAATTTAATTTAGTAAAAGCCGATCAATTTTTAAACACAGCTGGATTTATAGTGAAAAAAGGAAAACGAATAACTAATAACGGAGAGGAACTATTTATACTAAGTATAGTGTTTAATAGTAAACAGGAAGTTAATAATAATTTAGTTTTTTTACATAATTTACAACTTTTAGGCATTACAGTACATGTGAAAGTTGTAGACCTTAGTAAATATCCTCTATTGCTAAAAAACAAAGATTATGATTTACTACTAGGGACTTATTTATTTTCAGATAACCCTAGTACTGAATTACAACAATATTTTAGTTTGTCAGACCCTAATATTTATAATTATAGCCAATTACATGATGTGTTTGTGAATAAAACTATTCAACAAATTATCCAAAAACCTGATAATAATAGGGCATTATTACAAAAATTAGATGCTTATTTACAAAAGCAATATATTTATATTCCTTTGTTTTATTATCCTAAACAAGTTTATATATATAAAGATATTTTTAAACCTTACAAGGTTACCCCTTTTGGCATAGATATTTTTACTTTAGAGGCAAAATGA
- the yejB gene encoding Inner membrane ABC transporter permease protein YejB, with protein MIGYIILRVILGIITLLGILFVNFCLLNILQVNPLNSTMANLAYSNSSVIHSSSFSPYQFQNLLLEHFNLQAPLLTRFYTMAYNYLHFNLGTSFTYNQDVLTIILNKLPVSLSLGFFSTLLLYIFSITLGYFKAKHHKSYGDKISNILLLCIYLIPIFLVALVLKTLFDYALGINMSGLVDTDFQSYSWHGKIINYLEHISLPILSIICSMLVFNTLFHKGIFQQEMQKLYYRYALWQSGSTKVFWHHLLKNVLLISLADFPAIFLGVLFGSSLFVEIIFNLNGIGLMTYNAFLTKDYPVILGTIYVMACFSLITRLISDVLFTVLDPRAKLGLKP; from the coding sequence ATGATAGGTTATATTATACTAAGAGTTATTTTAGGAATTATTACTTTGTTAGGTATTCTCTTTGTGAATTTTTGTTTATTAAATATATTGCAAGTTAACCCTTTGAATAGCACTATGGCTAATTTAGCTTATAGCAATAGTAGTGTAATTCATAGTAGTAGTTTTTCTCCTTACCAATTTCAAAATTTATTATTAGAGCATTTTAATTTACAAGCACCACTATTAACTAGGTTTTATACCATGGCTTACAATTATTTACACTTTAATTTAGGCACTAGTTTTACTTATAACCAAGATGTTTTAACAATTATTTTAAATAAATTACCAGTATCTTTATCTTTAGGTTTTTTTTCTACTTTATTGTTATATATTTTTAGTATTACTTTAGGATATTTTAAAGCTAAGCATCATAAAAGCTATGGAGATAAAATTTCTAATATTTTATTATTATGTATTTATTTAATACCAATCTTTTTAGTAGCACTTGTATTAAAAACTTTATTTGACTATGCACTGGGCATTAATATGAGTGGTTTAGTAGACACAGACTTTCAAAGCTATAGCTGGCATGGTAAAATTATAAATTATCTAGAGCATATTAGTTTGCCAATTTTAAGTATTATTTGCAGTATGTTAGTATTTAATACCTTATTTCATAAGGGTATTTTTCAACAAGAAATGCAAAAACTGTATTACCGTTATGCTTTGTGGCAAAGTGGCAGTACTAAAGTATTTTGGCACCACTTATTAAAAAATGTTTTACTAATTAGTTTAGCTGATTTTCCAGCTATTTTTTTAGGAGTACTATTTGGTAGTTCTTTATTTGTAGAAATTATTTTTAACCTTAATGGCATAGGATTAATGACCTATAACGCTTTTTTAACTAAAGATTACCCTGTAATTTTAGGTACTATATACGTTATGGCTTGCTTTAGTTTAATTACTAGGTTAATTAGTGATGTTTTATTCACTGTGCTAGATCCTAGAGCTAAACTTGGTTTAAAACCATGA
- the yejE gene encoding Inner membrane ABC transporter permease protein YejE — protein MKIVCKFILGFIFIIACGSKIITGDKPILLQYQNQWYFPIFVNYTNADFGENNTVLANYHNLPKITWSIYPIIPYDVLSISKKLQPPSKQHVLGTNASGQDMLVLILYGLQTLVFMGLVSFSLSLTFAFLFGIIQGYYGGWVDVIMQRFYEVFISIPIIYVVMLLGQIIELNNFTFTLLFASLSWVTLVPVIRTRTMVLREVEFIKALRIFQVSSWHIMYKHISPQIFIYLKGILPLMFITFILSLVGLEFLGGTFNTTLGIVSLGSLIWEGQQYLSSPWIMIAPSVILLIILLALVVILDGSYTRKYHY, from the coding sequence ATGAAGATTGTGTGTAAGTTTATTCTTGGATTCATCTTTATTATTGCTTGTGGATCCAAGATTATTACAGGTGATAAACCTATCCTCTTGCAATATCAAAACCAGTGGTATTTCCCTATATTCGTTAATTATACTAATGCTGATTTTGGTGAAAACAATACCGTATTAGCCAATTACCATAACTTACCAAAAATTACATGGAGTATTTACCCTATAATTCCTTATGATGTTTTGAGTATTAGTAAGAAATTACAACCACCATCAAAGCAACATGTTTTAGGAACTAATGCTAGTGGGCAAGATATGTTAGTTCTTATTCTTTATGGTTTACAAACTTTAGTTTTTATGGGATTAGTAAGTTTTAGTTTATCTTTAACTTTTGCATTTTTATTTGGTATTATTCAAGGTTATTATGGTGGTTGGGTAGATGTTATCATGCAAAGGTTTTATGAAGTTTTTATTTCTATACCCATTATATATGTTGTAATGCTTTTAGGTCAAATTATAGAGTTAAATAATTTTACTTTTACCTTGTTATTTGCTAGTTTAAGTTGGGTAACTTTAGTTCCTGTTATTCGTACACGAACTATGGTTCTACGTGAGGTAGAGTTTATTAAGGCTTTAAGAATTTTTCAGGTTAGTTCTTGGCATATTATGTATAAGCATATTAGCCCCCAAATTTTTATTTATCTTAAAGGAATTCTACCACTCATGTTTATTACTTTTATTCTTTCATTGGTAGGTTTAGAATTTTTAGGTGGTACGTTTAATACTACCTTAGGCATTGTTTCATTAGGTAGCTTAATTTGGGAAGGGCAACAATATTTAAGTTCTCCTTGGATAATGATAGCTCCCAGTGTTATATTATTAATAATTTTATTAGCTTTAGTTGTTATTTTAGATGGATCTTACACTAGAAAATATCACTATTAA
- the yejF gene encoding putative ABC transporter ATP-binding protein YejF translates to MDLTLENITIKSAYGTILNNISLQVVKGTICGIVGASGAGKSVLLHSMIQGLPQNITVSGHVNCLDCVLIPQDVNEIFNPTKKIFSQLPKKNMVKIPTLLQELQLDFSLTNLKKYPSNFSQGELQRISILLALMQDKQVLLLDEPTAFLDYNNKIRLQQLLQLLQQQGYTLVIATHDLDWLTSLSNNIYQLQDGKIHKYLLSAINSKENILYKFHEVAPLPNTKIPINNLLSIKQGQVLYKKKIILQNCNCCLQQGDVLAITGASGVGKTSLVKALCRQDGYKLQGNNSVNYPMYYVSQNYSASLTPHLTLKNNLLIAYKKQKGIAWYSQYKQIIILCHKLNLASRLLKKYPTELSLGEKQRFILIRSLLFYLNSTKQQPQLLVLDEITSSLNSMNQNAVIKLLQEFLTKYKLTCIVITHNTAILNKLANKCLHIIDNSNSKFYTKKI, encoded by the coding sequence ATGGATCTTACACTAGAAAATATCACTATTAAATCTGCTTATGGCACAATTCTTAATAACATTTCTTTACAGGTGGTTAAGGGAACAATTTGTGGCATTGTTGGAGCCAGTGGAGCTGGTAAGTCTGTATTATTACATAGTATGATTCAAGGATTGCCACAAAATATAACTGTATCAGGGCATGTTAACTGTTTAGACTGTGTCCTCATTCCCCAAGATGTTAATGAAATCTTTAACCCTACTAAAAAGATTTTTTCCCAATTACCTAAAAAAAATATGGTTAAAATACCAACACTGTTGCAAGAATTACAGTTAGATTTCTCGTTGACTAACTTAAAAAAATATCCTAGTAATTTTTCTCAAGGGGAATTACAACGTATTAGTATTCTCTTGGCACTTATGCAAGATAAACAAGTTCTGTTGTTAGATGAACCCACCGCTTTTTTAGATTACAATAATAAAATAAGGTTACAACAACTCTTACAACTCTTACAACAGCAAGGTTATACTTTAGTAATTGCTACACACGACTTAGATTGGCTAACAAGCCTTAGCAATAATATATACCAATTACAAGATGGCAAAATTCATAAATATTTATTATCTGCTATTAATTCTAAAGAGAATATCCTCTATAAGTTTCATGAGGTTGCACCACTCCCTAATACTAAAATACCTATTAATAACCTCCTAAGTATTAAACAAGGTCAGGTTTTGTATAAGAAAAAAATTATCTTACAAAATTGTAATTGTTGCTTACAACAAGGTGATGTATTAGCCATTACGGGAGCAAGTGGAGTAGGGAAAACATCATTAGTTAAAGCCCTTTGTAGGCAAGATGGTTATAAATTACAGGGTAATAATTCAGTAAACTACCCTATGTATTATGTTTCTCAAAACTATTCAGCAAGTTTAACTCCTCATTTAACTTTAAAAAATAACTTATTAATAGCTTATAAAAAGCAAAAAGGTATAGCATGGTACAGTCAGTATAAGCAAATTATTATTTTATGCCATAAACTTAATTTAGCTAGTAGGTTGCTAAAAAAATATCCTACAGAATTATCTTTAGGTGAAAAACAAAGGTTTATTCTAATAAGAAGTCTGCTGTTTTACCTTAATAGTACTAAGCAACAACCACAACTGTTAGTGTTAGATGAAATTACTAGCTCTTTAAATAGCATGAACCAAAATGCTGTTATTAAGTTATTACAAGAATTTCTTACAAAATATAAATTAACCTGTATTGTTATAACGCATAATACTGCTATTTTAAACAAACTAGCTAATAAATGCTTGCATATTATAGACAATTCCAATAGTAAATTTTATACCAAAAAAATATAA
- the uppP gene encoding Undecaprenyl-diphosphatase gives MNFLHVIILSFIQGFSEMLPISSSGHLVIAHYLISNLPTESLYFDIGLHVGTLIAVILVFWQDTIFLIQDSIRLICLKKINNPISKNIIIGTIPVVIFGFLFELFGIEDYIRILPIIAFNLIFFGILLYLADKYSKNNTDITTLSKKHAFFIGCAQVLALIPGVSRSGICITTGRYFGMQKTDSVRFSMLLSIPAISAAACANLLHIKNTALAGNDLILGIIFSFIFGFLFIKFLLEFVRRFSFKIFMIYRIIIGLILVAYIFLV, from the coding sequence ATGAATTTCTTACATGTTATTATTTTAAGTTTTATTCAGGGCTTTTCTGAAATGTTACCAATTAGCTCATCGGGGCATTTGGTTATTGCCCATTATTTAATTTCTAATTTACCAACGGAGTCTTTATACTTTGATATTGGTTTACATGTAGGAACATTAATTGCTGTTATTCTTGTTTTTTGGCAAGATACTATCTTCTTAATTCAAGATAGTATACGGCTTATTTGTTTAAAAAAAATTAATAATCCAATTTCTAAAAATATAATTATTGGTACTATTCCTGTAGTAATTTTTGGTTTTTTATTTGAGTTGTTTGGGATAGAAGACTATATTAGAATTTTGCCAATTATTGCTTTTAATTTAATCTTTTTTGGTATTCTTTTATATTTAGCCGATAAATACTCTAAAAATAATACTGATATAACTACATTATCTAAAAAACATGCTTTTTTTATTGGTTGTGCTCAGGTGTTAGCCCTAATACCTGGAGTAAGCCGTTCGGGGATTTGTATTACTACAGGGCGTTATTTTGGTATGCAAAAAACAGATTCTGTTCGCTTTAGCATGTTATTATCAATTCCTGCCATTAGTGCAGCTGCTTGTGCTAACTTATTACATATAAAAAATACAGCTCTAGCTGGTAATGATTTAATTTTAGGAATTATTTTTTCTTTTATTTTTGGCTTTTTATTTATTAAATTTTTATTAGAGTTTGTAAGACGTTTTTCATTTAAAATCTTTATGATTTACCGTATTATTATTGGTTTAATTTTAGTGGCTTATATTTTTTTGGTATAA
- a CDS encoding chorismate mutase produces MKLGIIRKKINKIDKQLTQLLKNRSLLIPKVKRIKKNWAYKIAFNREFSMAENINQQDFGLYPKTYMQKIWREIISATLYIECQLTIHIYNKNNNYELWELAKDHFGSFSNLITHSKVEDLFQYLAQRQTEAIILPYPNSQEQWWLHFLNPAYQDIRINLELPYLQGIKTFTKAKGMCLSNNTKDTSALKFFIIKHHKPYNLSPNIELLDKTTKYLFVKTSLLKTELASYFNSNDITEVGSTPVAIS; encoded by the coding sequence ATGAAATTAGGCATTATTCGTAAAAAAATCAATAAAATTGATAAACAACTGACTCAATTATTAAAAAATCGTAGTTTACTTATTCCTAAAGTTAAACGCATAAAAAAGAATTGGGCTTACAAGATTGCTTTTAACAGAGAATTCTCTATGGCAGAAAACATAAACCAACAGGATTTTGGTTTATATCCTAAAACTTATATGCAGAAAATTTGGCGGGAAATTATTTCAGCTACATTATATATTGAATGCCAATTAACTATTCATATTTATAATAAAAATAATAATTATGAACTATGGGAATTGGCTAAAGATCACTTTGGATCATTCTCTAACCTCATTACACACTCTAAGGTTGAAGATTTGTTTCAATATTTAGCTCAAAGGCAAACTGAAGCTATTATTCTTCCTTATCCTAACTCTCAAGAACAATGGTGGTTACATTTTTTAAATCCTGCTTACCAAGATATTAGAATTAACTTAGAATTACCTTATTTACAAGGAATTAAAACTTTTACTAAAGCAAAAGGTATGTGCTTAAGTAACAACACTAAAGATACTTCTGCTTTAAAATTTTTTATTATAAAACATCATAAACCTTATAATCTATCCCCAAATATAGAATTATTAGACAAAACAACAAAGTATTTATTTGTAAAAACTAGTTTATTAAAAACTGAATTAGCATCATACTTTAATAGCAATGATATTACAGAGGTAGGTAGTACTCCTGTGGCAATTTCTTAA
- the gloB gene encoding Hydroxyacylglutathione hydrolase, which yields MQWLGKKILKDNYAWVLYNVKREAIILDCGDLTTIQDLLTAEKLNLKYILITHSHHDHTDYTQELQKATGAKVVGNKHFTDRLPPLDMEVEDGEELNLLGQQIKVYAAPGHCADHLIYYFPKLKLLFVGDVIFSLGCGKVFEGEPATMVQTLNNLKQFPQDTLIFPSHEYTKANLSFVEHLGFFHIDERKKFILENDCTLPTILGFEMKFNPFLNLNNVAFKQHVMGLETIDDVHFFTHLREMKSGLTNLIGG from the coding sequence ATGCAGTGGCTTGGAAAAAAAATTTTAAAAGATAATTACGCATGGGTGCTTTATAATGTAAAAAGAGAAGCAATTATTTTAGATTGTGGCGATTTAACTACCATTCAAGATTTATTAACTGCTGAAAAATTAAACTTAAAGTATATTCTAATAACTCATTCTCACCATGATCATACCGACTATACCCAAGAATTACAAAAAGCTACAGGAGCTAAAGTAGTTGGTAACAAACACTTTACAGATAGATTGCCTCCTTTAGATATGGAAGTAGAAGATGGTGAAGAGCTTAATTTACTAGGTCAACAAATTAAAGTTTATGCCGCTCCGGGCCATTGTGCGGATCACCTTATTTACTATTTTCCTAAGTTAAAATTACTATTTGTAGGTGATGTAATTTTTTCTTTAGGTTGTGGTAAAGTTTTTGAAGGAGAGCCTGCTACAATGGTACAAACTTTAAATAATTTAAAACAGTTTCCACAAGATACTTTAATTTTTCCATCTCATGAATATACTAAAGCTAATTTATCTTTTGTAGAACATTTAGGTTTTTTTCACATTGATGAACGCAAGAAGTTTATTTTAGAAAATGATTGTACTTTACCTACTATATTAGGTTTTGAAATGAAGTTTAATCCTTTTCTAAACCTTAATAATGTTGCCTTTAAACAACATGTTATGGGCTTGGAAACTATAGATGATGTTCACTTTTTTACTCATTTACGGGAAATGAAAAGTGGGCTTACTAATTTAATTGGAGGATAG
- the deoD gene encoding Purine nucleoside phosphorylase DeoD-type, with protein MSTPHINAKKGDFAETVLFPGDPLRAKFIADNFLKNPIEITNVRNMLGFSGEYNSAKISVMGSGMGIPSCSIYAKELITEYKVKNLIRVGSAGGLMGTKLRDIVIAMGASTDSNVNRHRLNGWDYAATASFPLIQKAYKIATEKNIKVQVGNCFSEDLFYHPVKDRISILEQMQILCVEMEAAGLYGVAAEYGANALAILTISDLISTGESLSAEERQNTFTDMMEIALNLA; from the coding sequence ATGAGTACCCCCCATATTAATGCAAAAAAAGGTGATTTTGCTGAAACAGTCCTTTTCCCTGGTGATCCGCTACGTGCCAAGTTCATAGCTGATAATTTTTTAAAAAATCCTATTGAAATAACTAATGTTCGCAATATGTTAGGCTTTAGTGGTGAATATAATTCTGCAAAAATTTCAGTTATGGGAAGTGGCATGGGAATTCCTTCTTGCTCTATTTATGCTAAAGAGTTAATTACCGAATATAAGGTAAAAAACCTCATTAGAGTTGGTAGTGCTGGTGGCCTAATGGGTACAAAACTACGAGATATTGTAATTGCTATGGGTGCAAGTACAGATTCCAATGTAAATCGCCACCGTTTAAATGGCTGGGATTATGCTGCCACCGCTAGTTTTCCATTGATTCAGAAAGCATATAAGATAGCAACTGAAAAAAATATTAAAGTTCAGGTTGGTAATTGTTTTAGTGAAGATCTATTCTACCACCCTGTAAAAGATCGCATAAGTATTTTAGAACAAATGCAAATTCTTTGTGTAGAAATGGAAGCAGCAGGACTTTATGGAGTAGCAGCTGAATACGGTGCTAATGCTTTAGCAATTCTAACAATTTCAGACCTTATCTCTACAGGAGAATCCTTATCGGCTGAAGAGAGGCAAAATACTTTCACAGATATGATGGAAATAGCTTTAAACTTGGCTTAA